The following are encoded together in the Bradymonas sediminis genome:
- a CDS encoding GGDEF domain-containing protein, giving the protein MSEDDKLKSIGEFADDITADVAYDLVEESFADQETRAACLLFLTGPMMGHYISLGEHAREVGRSDESDIIINDKGVSRRHACFYLRPNRMGDPDGFVEDLGSSNGVYVNGERIQGAHQLHQGDKITLGTETILRFTYQDEVDQAFQKRLLDAAINDGLTGMRNRAYFDQKIKAEFEYAARYGATLSVIIFDIDYFKQINDAHGHVVGDAVLARLGACMLEAVREEDFLARYGGEEFAMICRELTAEQGFKAAERLRKLVESESFRHGEVELELTVSAGVASYPEIPAQTHVELISAADEALYRAKSIGRNRTLLAAGHAREPVEAQEMGE; this is encoded by the coding sequence ATGTCCGAGGACGATAAGTTGAAGAGTATTGGGGAGTTCGCGGACGATATTACCGCGGATGTTGCCTACGATTTGGTCGAAGAGTCATTCGCCGACCAGGAGACACGCGCGGCCTGTTTGCTCTTTTTGACCGGGCCGATGATGGGCCACTATATCTCGCTTGGGGAGCACGCCCGCGAGGTCGGGCGCTCGGATGAGTCCGATATCATCATCAACGACAAGGGCGTCTCGCGCCGGCACGCGTGTTTTTATCTGCGCCCCAACCGCATGGGGGACCCGGATGGCTTCGTCGAAGACCTCGGCAGCTCGAACGGTGTCTACGTCAACGGCGAGCGCATCCAGGGGGCCCACCAACTGCATCAGGGCGATAAGATTACCCTGGGGACCGAGACGATCTTGCGCTTCACCTATCAGGACGAGGTGGACCAGGCGTTTCAAAAGCGTCTCTTAGACGCCGCGATCAACGACGGGCTCACCGGGATGCGAAATCGGGCGTATTTCGACCAAAAGATTAAGGCTGAATTCGAATACGCCGCGCGCTACGGCGCGACCTTGTCCGTGATCATTTTCGATATCGATTATTTTAAGCAGATTAACGACGCCCACGGCCATGTGGTGGGCGATGCGGTGCTCGCGCGTCTTGGGGCGTGCATGCTCGAGGCGGTACGGGAAGAGGATTTTCTGGCGCGCTATGGCGGCGAGGAGTTCGCGATGATCTGTCGGGAGTTGACCGCGGAGCAGGGATTTAAGGCGGCCGAGCGATTGCGGAAATTGGTCGAGTCCGAGAGCTTTAGGCACGGCGAAGTTGAGCTGGAGTTGACCGTGAGCGCGGGCGTGGCCTCTTATCCTGAGATCCCCGCCCAGACGCATGTGGAGCTTATCTCGGCCGCCGATGAGGCGCTCTACCGGGCAAAGTCCATCGGGCGAAATCGCACCCTCTTGGCCGCGGGTCACGCCCGCGAGCCGGTGGAGGCGCAGGAGATGGGTGAATGA